From a single Cytophagales bacterium WSM2-2 genomic region:
- the purB gene encoding adenylosuccinate lyase translates to MQLNSLTAIAPIDGRYFETTKPLAPYFSEFALIRYRILVEIEYFIALCELPLDQLKSFPKDKFSSLRKIYQEFTESDALQIKEIEKTTNHDVKAVEYFIKKKFDAMGLASFKELIHFGLTSQDINNTATPLLLKEFLEKEFLPELSKVISLLEGQTSQWKDVAMLARTHGQPASPTRLGKEIAVFSERIKKQLDLLKTISHSAKFGGATGNFNAHHVAYPEINWLDFGSTFVSKYLGLDRSHPTTQIEHYDNLAAQFDNLKRINTILIDYSRDIWQYVAMNYFKQKIKEGEVGSSAMPHKVNPIDFENAEGNLGLANALFEHLSAKLPISRLQRDLTDSTVLRNIGVPLAHTWIALKSLQKGINKLELNKAAIDHDLEENWAVVAEAIQTILRKEGYPNPYEALKELTRKNEKITKESIYSFIDGLNVKKELKDHLKKISPYNYLGIDE, encoded by the coding sequence GTGCAACTCAATTCACTCACCGCAATCGCTCCGATCGATGGTCGTTACTTTGAAACGACCAAACCTCTGGCACCATACTTTTCAGAATTCGCATTGATACGTTACCGCATTTTGGTGGAGATCGAATACTTCATTGCGTTGTGTGAATTGCCTTTGGACCAATTGAAATCTTTTCCCAAAGATAAGTTCTCATCACTCCGTAAAATCTACCAGGAGTTTACTGAAAGTGATGCTCTGCAAATCAAGGAGATCGAGAAGACAACCAATCACGATGTAAAGGCAGTCGAGTACTTCATAAAAAAGAAATTTGATGCGATGGGGTTGGCTTCGTTTAAGGAGCTCATCCATTTCGGACTGACTTCCCAGGATATCAACAATACAGCAACCCCCTTACTTCTCAAGGAATTTCTGGAGAAAGAATTTTTGCCGGAACTATCAAAGGTCATTTCCCTTCTGGAAGGTCAAACTTCTCAATGGAAAGATGTTGCGATGCTGGCAAGGACACATGGACAGCCGGCATCACCTACTCGTTTGGGAAAAGAGATAGCTGTATTTAGCGAGCGGATTAAAAAGCAACTTGATCTCCTGAAGACGATTTCACATTCGGCCAAGTTTGGCGGAGCAACCGGAAATTTCAATGCACATCATGTTGCCTATCCTGAAATTAACTGGCTGGATTTCGGTAGCACTTTTGTTTCAAAGTATCTGGGTCTTGATCGAAGCCATCCTACAACACAGATCGAGCACTACGATAACCTCGCTGCGCAATTCGACAACCTCAAAAGGATCAACACCATTCTGATCGATTACAGCCGGGACATCTGGCAGTATGTTGCGATGAATTATTTCAAGCAGAAAATAAAAGAAGGCGAAGTGGGCAGCAGTGCCATGCCGCATAAAGTAAACCCCATCGACTTCGAAAATGCCGAGGGAAACCTGGGACTGGCCAACGCCCTGTTTGAACACCTGTCTGCGAAACTTCCCATATCGCGACTTCAACGAGACCTTACTGATTCCACTGTCCTCCGCAACATCGGTGTGCCGTTGGCTCACACCTGGATTGCACTGAAATCTTTGCAAAAGGGAATCAACAAACTGGAATTGAATAAAGCCGCAATTGATCACGACCTTGAAGAAAATTGGGCAGTAGTGGCAGAGGCAATTCAGACCATTTTGAGGAAAGAAGGGTATCCAAATCCTTATGAAGCGTTAAAGGAACTGACACGCAAAAATGAAAAGATTACAAAGGAGTCGATTTATTCATTTATTGATGGTTTGAATGTGAAGAAGGAACTGAAAGACCACCTAAAGAAAATCAGTCCTTATAATTATTTGGGCATAGATGAATAG
- a CDS encoding phenylacetic acid degradation protein gives MAFGLFKKSEKKQETTNTHYHELVVKKIVPETKESISLVFEHPASGKLNYKSGQFLTLIANVQGKEVRRAYSLCSSPFVDQDLAVMVKRVENGLMSNWLPENLKPGQKLRVLEPMGQFTTEYSKDKKRHLIMFAGGSGITPMMSILKSTITQEPESICSLIYCNRDIDNIIFKNELDHWQTKYEGRVHVIHILDNAPMNWQGYSGLLNKEMLAKLFERIPDWGLAKSTYLMCGPEGMMKNVENLLAELKIPKDNIFKESFVSGTIDKEKKEETKAANVSGNTAHEVTVRYDGQEYKFVVEPNRTILETALDQGIDLPYSCQSGLCTACRGRALSGKVKLDEEEGLSQSERAEGYVLTCVGHPITDDVVIEIG, from the coding sequence ATGGCATTCGGTCTATTCAAAAAAAGCGAGAAAAAGCAGGAAACAACCAATACGCACTATCACGAACTTGTTGTAAAAAAAATTGTACCTGAAACTAAGGAGTCAATTTCCCTGGTTTTTGAGCACCCCGCTTCTGGAAAATTGAATTACAAATCGGGGCAATTTCTCACCCTCATTGCCAATGTGCAGGGCAAAGAAGTGCGCAGGGCGTATTCGCTTTGCTCTTCTCCATTTGTAGACCAGGATCTTGCTGTGATGGTGAAGCGTGTGGAAAACGGGTTGATGAGCAATTGGCTTCCCGAAAATCTGAAACCCGGACAAAAGCTTAGGGTGTTAGAGCCCATGGGGCAGTTCACCACCGAATATTCCAAAGACAAAAAACGTCACCTGATCATGTTTGCTGGAGGAAGCGGCATCACACCCATGATGTCTATCCTGAAAAGCACGATCACACAAGAACCGGAGAGCATTTGTTCACTCATCTATTGCAACCGCGACATCGACAATATCATTTTCAAGAATGAACTCGATCATTGGCAAACAAAATACGAAGGCAGGGTTCATGTGATCCACATTCTCGATAACGCACCCATGAACTGGCAAGGCTACTCGGGCTTGCTGAATAAAGAAATGCTGGCAAAACTTTTCGAGCGCATTCCGGATTGGGGGTTAGCCAAATCCACCTACCTCATGTGTGGACCGGAGGGCATGATGAAAAATGTTGAAAATCTTTTGGCAGAACTTAAAATACCAAAGGACAACATCTTCAAAGAAAGTTTTGTATCAGGGACAATCGACAAAGAGAAAAAAGAGGAAACGAAGGCTGCCAACGTATCCGGAAATACCGCTCATGAAGTCACTGTGCGTTACGATGGCCAGGAATATAAATTTGTTGTTGAACCTAACCGCACAATACTGGAGACCGCACTTGACCAGGGCATTGATCTCCCCTATTCTTGTCAAAGCGGATTATGCACCGCCTGCCGTGGCCGTGCGCTGTCTGGCAAAGTGAAACTCGATGAAGAAGAAGGTCTGTCACAATCTGAACGTGCCGAAGGTTACGTGCTGACTTGTGTCGGCCACCCGATCACCGATGATGTGGTCATCGAAATCGGTTAA
- a CDS encoding oligoendopeptidase F — protein sequence MEQITIPKRPTRKFIPENFQVSSWDELKPFFEKLVQMPITNEKELKQWLRDRSELESVVSEDMGWRYIRMTCYTDKEEYSKAYQDFVQNIQPHMAPYSDLLNKKVLDSQWSASLMKERGFDLMMRNLKKEVELFREENIPLFTEISTETQKFAEVSGAMTVHIGDQEMTLPQAGVLLQSTDRAKREEVYKKITERRLKDKQTLDDLYSRLISLRHRVAVNAGFKNFRDYQFKAYGRFDYSPKDCFDFHEAIEGEVVPLLNEFSKERKATMKLSELRPWDKAVDAEGREPLKAFSDGKELTEKSIRVFKNLDPYLGNCLEVMKQMGHLDLESRKGKAPGGYNYPLAEIGVPFIFMNATSTMRDMTTIMHEGGHAVHNFLTKDLELNDFKSPPMEVAELASMSMELISMDEWPIFFPGEKELKRAKRDQLEDIIETLPWVATIDKFQHWIYENQAHSLDDRKKNWNLIFDQFSDTVTAWSGLQEAKDYLWQKQLHLYEVPFYYIEYGMAQLGAVAVWRNFKKNKKDGLRNYQEALKLGNLATIPEIYKAAGIKFDFSRSYIRELMSFVKEELAKI from the coding sequence ATGGAGCAAATCACGATTCCCAAACGCCCTACGCGCAAGTTCATTCCAGAAAATTTTCAGGTTTCCAGTTGGGATGAGCTAAAGCCTTTCTTCGAGAAATTGGTACAAATGCCAATTACTAATGAAAAAGAACTGAAGCAATGGCTGCGTGATCGTAGCGAACTTGAATCGGTGGTGAGTGAGGATATGGGGTGGCGTTACATTCGCATGACATGTTATACAGATAAGGAAGAGTATAGCAAAGCGTACCAGGATTTTGTTCAGAATATTCAGCCCCACATGGCGCCCTATTCTGATTTATTGAATAAGAAAGTGCTGGATAGCCAGTGGAGTGCAAGTCTGATGAAGGAGCGGGGATTTGATCTGATGATGCGCAATCTGAAAAAGGAAGTCGAACTATTCCGTGAAGAAAACATTCCACTATTCACGGAGATTAGCACTGAAACTCAAAAGTTTGCCGAGGTGTCGGGAGCAATGACTGTTCACATCGGTGACCAGGAAATGACGTTGCCGCAAGCTGGTGTTTTATTGCAGTCCACGGACAGGGCAAAGCGCGAAGAAGTTTATAAAAAAATTACAGAACGCAGGCTGAAGGACAAGCAAACACTGGATGATCTTTATTCGAGATTGATCTCACTTCGCCATCGTGTGGCAGTAAATGCAGGATTCAAAAATTTCCGCGACTACCAGTTTAAGGCCTATGGACGTTTTGATTATTCTCCTAAAGATTGTTTTGATTTTCATGAAGCCATCGAAGGAGAAGTTGTTCCGCTCCTGAATGAATTTTCAAAAGAGCGGAAGGCAACAATGAAACTAAGCGAACTTCGCCCTTGGGATAAAGCAGTTGATGCAGAAGGCAGAGAGCCGCTGAAAGCTTTCAGTGATGGAAAGGAACTTACAGAAAAATCCATTCGCGTTTTCAAAAACCTTGACCCGTACCTGGGCAATTGCCTGGAAGTAATGAAACAGATGGGTCATCTGGATCTGGAGTCGCGCAAAGGGAAAGCTCCTGGCGGCTACAACTACCCGTTGGCAGAAATTGGTGTTCCTTTTATTTTCATGAATGCGACATCAACCATGCGCGACATGACAACGATCATGCATGAAGGAGGCCATGCCGTGCATAACTTCCTGACCAAGGACCTGGAGTTGAATGATTTTAAATCTCCGCCTATGGAAGTAGCCGAACTGGCGTCTATGAGCATGGAACTGATCTCGATGGATGAGTGGCCGATTTTTTTCCCTGGAGAAAAAGAATTGAAACGTGCCAAGCGCGATCAGCTCGAGGACATCATTGAAACACTCCCGTGGGTGGCAACCATTGATAAATTCCAGCATTGGATCTATGAAAATCAGGCGCACTCTCTTGATGACCGCAAGAAGAACTGGAATTTGATTTTTGATCAGTTTTCTGATACGGTTACCGCCTGGTCGGGACTGCAAGAAGCAAAGGACTATTTGTGGCAGAAGCAGCTCCACTTGTATGAGGTGCCATTCTATTATATCGAATATGGAATGGCACAGCTTGGAGCGGTTGCCGTTTGGAGGAATTTTAAAAAGAACAAGAAAGACGGGCTGCGCAATTATCAGGAAGCGTTGAAGCTGGGCAACCTCGCTACAATTCCCGAAATCTATAAAGCAGCGGGGATCAAATTTGACTTCAGCCGAAGCTACATCCGTGAGTTGATGAGTTTTGTGAAGGAAGAATTAGCGAAAATCTAA
- the rpsF gene encoding 30S ribosomal protein S6, with translation MKNYETVFILNPVLSEDQAKDTVEKFVKVLTKAKAEIVNKEQWGLKKMAYPIQNKSTGFYNLLEFATENTGIINTLETEFRRDESVMRFLTIALDKHSVAYNARRKKGEFNRTKKTVAPKRERAEA, from the coding sequence ATGAAAAACTACGAGACGGTATTCATCCTCAATCCCGTTTTGTCTGAAGATCAGGCAAAGGATACTGTCGAGAAATTTGTGAAGGTGTTGACCAAGGCGAAAGCCGAGATTGTCAACAAGGAGCAGTGGGGGCTGAAGAAGATGGCTTATCCCATCCAAAACAAGTCCACCGGCTTTTACAACCTCCTCGAATTCGCGACAGAAAACACAGGGATCATCAACACGCTGGAGACAGAATTCAGACGTGATGAATCAGTAATGCGTTTTCTTACGATTGCGCTTGACAAGCACTCTGTTGCTTACAATGCACGAAGGAAAAAAGGCGAATTCAATCGCACTAAAAAAACTGTTGCACCTAAAAGAGAGAGGGCCGAAGCATGA
- the rpsR gene encoding 30S ribosomal protein S18 gives MTLMNEPIKRAEIKPKYCRFKKNGIRYIDYKDPDFLLKFINEQGKILPRRLTGTSWKFQKKVSQAVKRARHIAILPYLADQMK, from the coding sequence ATGACACTAATGAATGAACCTATTAAGCGCGCAGAGATTAAACCTAAATACTGCCGCTTTAAGAAGAACGGAATCAGGTACATCGACTATAAAGACCCTGATTTCTTGTTGAAGTTTATCAACGAACAAGGCAAGATCCTTCCTCGCAGACTGACCGGCACAAGCTGGAAGTTCCAGAAGAAAGTATCTCAAGCGGTGAAACGTGCCAGACACATCGCTATCCTGCCTTACCTGGCTGACCAAATGAAATAA
- the rplI gene encoding 50S ribosomal protein L9 produces MEVILTQDVTGLGYKNDTVKVKPGYGRNYLIPNGVALIANEPNKRRVAEDIRQAAHKAAKIKQDAEALAAKIGEISVEIRTKAGETGKIFGAVTSLQVSDALKAKGFDVDRKKISFKEQPKELGAYTALLDLHKEVKHNISVNVVAE; encoded by the coding sequence ATGGAAGTGATTTTGACACAAGATGTAACAGGGCTTGGTTACAAAAATGATACAGTAAAAGTAAAGCCGGGCTACGGCCGCAATTACCTTATTCCGAATGGAGTAGCGTTGATTGCCAACGAGCCAAACAAAAGAAGAGTAGCTGAAGATATCCGCCAGGCAGCTCACAAGGCCGCTAAAATCAAGCAGGATGCCGAAGCTCTCGCTGCAAAAATCGGTGAGATTTCAGTAGAGATCAGAACGAAGGCCGGTGAGACCGGAAAAATTTTCGGTGCCGTTACTTCATTGCAAGTGAGCGATGCCCTCAAAGCCAAAGGATTTGATGTTGATCGCAAGAAGATCAGCTTCAAAGAACAGCCTAAGGAATTGGGAGCTTACACAGCGTTGCTTGACCTTCACAAAGAAGTGAAGCACAACATCTCTGTGAATGTGGTTGCTGAGTAA
- a CDS encoding MarR family transcriptional regulator, producing MFREAVARQPLIFYMKIEEEIKQSKFKNPFQKVAINLLYTAKWLEANNNIFFKEFGITGQQFNILRILRGQHPASTSAAIIKERMLDRNSDVSRMLDRILDKKLVVKSQCPSDKRAFDVKITDAGLKLLAKIDLRLEEIDSKFLNLTSKEATQLSDLLDKCRG from the coding sequence GTGTTTAGAGAGGCTGTCGCAAGGCAGCCTCTTATTTTTTACATGAAAATCGAAGAAGAAATCAAGCAGAGTAAATTCAAAAACCCTTTTCAAAAGGTAGCTATCAATTTGTTGTACACAGCCAAATGGCTGGAGGCAAACAACAATATCTTCTTCAAGGAATTCGGAATTACGGGGCAGCAATTTAACATCCTCCGGATATTGCGAGGTCAGCACCCGGCATCTACTTCTGCTGCCATCATTAAAGAGCGAATGCTCGATCGCAACTCAGATGTGTCGCGAATGCTCGACCGTATCCTCGACAAAAAATTAGTTGTTAAAAGTCAATGCCCTTCCGACAAGCGGGCATTCGATGTGAAAATCACAGACGCAGGCCTTAAGCTTTTGGCTAAAATCGACCTGCGACTGGAAGAAATCGATTCAAAATTTCTCAACCTTACTTCAAAAGAAGCAACTCAACTGAGCGACTTGTTGGACAAGTGCCGGGGTTAG